One genomic region from Equus asinus isolate D_3611 breed Donkey chromosome 8, EquAss-T2T_v2, whole genome shotgun sequence encodes:
- the SDSL gene encoding serine dehydratase-like isoform X2, with protein sequence MRLLRAGCGEEELAGAAVDVQGSASSSRSWSDAHFVCPLPAFFPSFRTHGRGNAGMAAAYAARKLGVPATIVLPEGTSLQVVRRLEGQGAEVQLTGKVWDEANLRALELARRDGWENVSPFDHPLIWEGHASLVRELKAALGTPPGALVLSVGGGGLLVGVLDGLAQVGWQHVPVIAMETRGAHCFNAAVEAGRLVTLPDITSVAKSLGAKTVLARALECTKEFEIFSEVVEDVEAVSAVQRFLDDERMLVEPACGAALAAIYSGLLQRLQAEGRLRPSLASVVVIVCGGNSIDSRELQALKAQLGQS encoded by the exons ATGAGGCTCCTCAGGGCTGGGTGTGGGGAAGAAGAGCTGGCTGGAGCAGCAGTAGATGTCCAGGGCTCAGCCTCCTCATCAAGGTCATGGTCAGATGCCCACTTTGTGTGTCCCCTCCCAGCATTCTTCCCATCATTCAGGACTCATGGta GGGGCAACGCGGGCATGGCTGCTGCTTACGCCGCTCGGAAGCTGGGCGTCCCCGCCACCATCGTGCTCCCCGAGGGCACCTCCCTGCAGGTcgtgaggaggctggaggggcagggggccgAGGTCCAGCTGACTGGAAAG GTCTGGGACGAGGCCAATCTGAGGGCACTAGAGTTGGCCAGAAGGGATGGCTGGGAGAACGTCTCCCCGTTTGACCACCCTCTGATATG GGAAGGCCATGCCAGCCTGGTGCGGGAGCTGAAGGCAGCGCTGGGGACCCCGCCAGGAGCCCTGGTGCTGtcagtggggggcggggggctcctGGTTGGGGTGTTGGATGGCCTGGCACAGGTGGGCTGGCAGCACGTGCCCGTCATTGCCATGGAGACCCGAGGGGCCCACTGTTTCAATGCCGCCGTTGAGGCGGGCAGGCTAGTCACGCTGCCGGACATCACCAG TGTGGCCAAGTCCCTGGGGGCCAAGACGGTGCTCGCGCGGGCCCTGGAGTGCACGAAGGAGTTCGAGATCTTCTCCGAGGTGGTGGAGGACGTGGAGGCTGTGAGTGCCGTGCAGAGGTTCCTGG ATGACGAGCGTATGCTGGTGGAGCCTGCCTGCGGGGCAGCCTTGGCTGCCATCTACTCAGGCCTCCTGCAGAGGCTCCAGGCTGAGGGCCGCCTGCGCCCCTCCCTGGCCTCGGTCGTAGTCATCGTGTGTGGAGGCAACAGCATTGATAGCCGAGAGCTGCAGGCTCTGAAAGCTCAGCTGGGTCAGAGCTGA
- the SDSL gene encoding serine dehydratase-like isoform X1 has product MEGSLAERAAEEHFHTVTPLLESWALSQVVGTTVFLKCENVQPTGSFKIRGIGHFCQEVAKKGCRHLVCASGGNAGMAAAYAARKLGVPATIVLPEGTSLQVVRRLEGQGAEVQLTGKVWDEANLRALELARRDGWENVSPFDHPLIWEGHASLVRELKAALGTPPGALVLSVGGGGLLVGVLDGLAQVGWQHVPVIAMETRGAHCFNAAVEAGRLVTLPDITSVAKSLGAKTVLARALECTKEFEIFSEVVEDVEAVSAVQRFLDDERMLVEPACGAALAAIYSGLLQRLQAEGRLRPSLASVVVIVCGGNSIDSRELQALKAQLGQS; this is encoded by the exons ATGGAGGGCTCCCTGGCGGAGCGTGCGGCTGAGGAGCACTTCCACACAGTCACGCCTCTGCTGGAGAGCTGGGCGCTGTCGCAGGTGGTGGGCACGACCGTCTTCCTCAAGTGTGAGAATGTGCAGCCCACCGGCTCCTTCAAGATCCGGGGCATTGGGCATTTCTGCCAGGAG GTGGCCAAGAAGGGATGCAGACACCTGGTGTGTGCCTCAG GGGGCAACGCGGGCATGGCTGCTGCTTACGCCGCTCGGAAGCTGGGCGTCCCCGCCACCATCGTGCTCCCCGAGGGCACCTCCCTGCAGGTcgtgaggaggctggaggggcagggggccgAGGTCCAGCTGACTGGAAAG GTCTGGGACGAGGCCAATCTGAGGGCACTAGAGTTGGCCAGAAGGGATGGCTGGGAGAACGTCTCCCCGTTTGACCACCCTCTGATATG GGAAGGCCATGCCAGCCTGGTGCGGGAGCTGAAGGCAGCGCTGGGGACCCCGCCAGGAGCCCTGGTGCTGtcagtggggggcggggggctcctGGTTGGGGTGTTGGATGGCCTGGCACAGGTGGGCTGGCAGCACGTGCCCGTCATTGCCATGGAGACCCGAGGGGCCCACTGTTTCAATGCCGCCGTTGAGGCGGGCAGGCTAGTCACGCTGCCGGACATCACCAG TGTGGCCAAGTCCCTGGGGGCCAAGACGGTGCTCGCGCGGGCCCTGGAGTGCACGAAGGAGTTCGAGATCTTCTCCGAGGTGGTGGAGGACGTGGAGGCTGTGAGTGCCGTGCAGAGGTTCCTGG ATGACGAGCGTATGCTGGTGGAGCCTGCCTGCGGGGCAGCCTTGGCTGCCATCTACTCAGGCCTCCTGCAGAGGCTCCAGGCTGAGGGCCGCCTGCGCCCCTCCCTGGCCTCGGTCGTAGTCATCGTGTGTGGAGGCAACAGCATTGATAGCCGAGAGCTGCAGGCTCTGAAAGCTCAGCTGGGTCAGAGCTGA